In Phacochoerus africanus isolate WHEZ1 chromosome 2, ROS_Pafr_v1, whole genome shotgun sequence, one DNA window encodes the following:
- the CA9 gene encoding carbonic anhydrase 9 isoform X2 has protein sequence MAPQCPSPWLPLLIPAPAPGPTVHLLLLLLLLVPAHPQSMSWMQGAPTTGGDSSGEDDPLEEDLPSEEDIPGEEDQPGMKTEPGEENSLNLEDLPTTEAPRDTQGPQKNVHREKKGDDHSHWRYGGAPPWPQVSPACAGRFQSPVDIRPQLTAFCPALRPLELLGYELPPQPELRLRNNGHTVQLSLPPGLELSLGPGQEYRALQLHLHWGSAGRPGSEHTVGGHRFPAEIHVVHLSTAFAKIDEALGRPRGLAVLAAFLQEGPEENSAYEQLLSHLGEIADEDSETWVPGLDVSALLPSDLSRYFRYEGSLTTPPCAQGIVWTVFNETVKLSAKQLHTLSDSLWGPDDSRLQLNFRATQPLNGRIIEASFSTEVDSSPRAVEPVHLNSCLAAGDILALVFGLLFAVTSVVLLVQMRRQQRHSSGTKGGVSYHPAEVTETVA, from the exons ATGGCTCCCCAGTGTCCCAGCCCCTGGCTCCCTCTGTTgatcccagcccctgccccgggCCCCACTGTGCATCTGCTGCTATTACTGCTCCTCCTGGTGCCTGCCCATCCCCAGAGCATGTCCTGGATGCAGGGAGCTCCCACCACAGGAGGAGATTCATCTGGGGAAGATGATCCACTGGAGGAGGACCTGCCCAGTGAAGAGGATATACCTGGAGAGGAGGACCAACCTGGAATGAAGACTGAACCAGGAGAAGAGAATTCTCTGAACTTAGAGGATCTTCCTACTACTGAGGCTCCCAGGGATACTCAAGGACCCCAGAAGAATgtccacagagaaaaaaaag GGGATGACCACAGTCATTGGCGCTATGGAG GCGCTCCGCCATGGCCCCAGGTGTCCCCAGCCTGCGCAGGCCGCTTTCAATCCCCGGTAGATATCCGCCCACAGCTCACCGCGTTTTGCCCCGCCCTGCGACCGCTGGAACTCCTTGGCTATGAGCTCCCTCCGCAACCAGAACTGCGCCTGCGCAACAATGGCCACACCG TGCAGCTGAGTCTGCCTCCCGGGCTGGAACTGTCCCTGGGTCCGGGGCAGGAGTACCGGGCCCTGCAGTTGCATCTGCACTGGGGGTCTGCGGGGCGCCCGGGTTCGGAACATACAGTTGGCGGTCACCGTTTCCCTGCTGAG ATCCATGTGGTTCACCTCAGCACTGCATTTGCCAAAATTGACGAGGCCTTGGGGCGCCCGAGGGGCTTGGCCGTGTTGGCAGCCTTTCTGCAG GAAGGCCCAGAAGAAAACAGTGCCTATGAACAGTTGCTGTCACATTTGGGAGAAATCGCCGACGAAG ACTCAGAGACTTGGGTCCCAGGACTGGACGTATCTGCACTGTTGCCCTCCGACCTCAGCCGCTACTTCCGATATGAGGGGTCTCTCACCACACCCCCCTGTGCCCAGGGCATCGTCTGGACTGTGTTCAACGAGACAGTAAAGCTGAGTGCTAAGCAG CTCCACACGCTCTCAGACTCCCTGTGGGGACCTGACGACTCTCGGCTACAGCTGAACTTCCGAGCGACACAACCTTTGAATGGGCGAATAATCGAGGCCTCCTTCTCCACTGAGGTGGACAGCAGCCCTAGGGCCGTTGAGCCAG TCCACCTGAATTCCTGTCTCGCTGCGG gtGACATCCTGGCCCTGGTTTTTGGCCTCCTCTTTGCTGTTACCAGTGTCGTCCTCCTTGTGCAAATGAGAAGGCAGCAAAG ACACTCAAGTGGAACCAAAGGGGGTGTTAGCTACCACCCAGCAGAGGTCACCGAGACTGTTGCCTAG
- the CA9 gene encoding carbonic anhydrase 9 isoform X3, with the protein MAPQCPSPWLPLLIPAPAPGPTVHLLLLLLLLVPAHPQSMSWMQGAPTTGGDSSGEDDPLEEDLPSEEDIPGEEDQPGMKTEPGEENSLNLEDLPTTEAPRDTQGPQKNVHREKKGDDHSHWRYGGAPPWPQVSPACAGRFQSPVDIRPQLTAFCPALRPLELLGYELPPQPELRLRNNGHTVQLSLPPGLELSLGPGQEYRALQLHLHWGSAGRPGSEHTVGGHRFPAEIHVVHLSTAFAKIDEALGRPRGLAVLAAFLQEGPEENSAYEQLLSHLGEIADEDSETWVPGLDVSALLPSDLSRYFRYEGSLTTPPCAQGIVWTVFNETVKLSAKQLHTLSDSLWGPDDSRLQLNFRATQPLNGRIIEASFSTEVDSSPRAVEPVHLNSCLAAGESVSLLWLLRLGTPLGTIQPQRLVRTMAASSPLQNRPPTPIG; encoded by the exons ATGGCTCCCCAGTGTCCCAGCCCCTGGCTCCCTCTGTTgatcccagcccctgccccgggCCCCACTGTGCATCTGCTGCTATTACTGCTCCTCCTGGTGCCTGCCCATCCCCAGAGCATGTCCTGGATGCAGGGAGCTCCCACCACAGGAGGAGATTCATCTGGGGAAGATGATCCACTGGAGGAGGACCTGCCCAGTGAAGAGGATATACCTGGAGAGGAGGACCAACCTGGAATGAAGACTGAACCAGGAGAAGAGAATTCTCTGAACTTAGAGGATCTTCCTACTACTGAGGCTCCCAGGGATACTCAAGGACCCCAGAAGAATgtccacagagaaaaaaaag GGGATGACCACAGTCATTGGCGCTATGGAG GCGCTCCGCCATGGCCCCAGGTGTCCCCAGCCTGCGCAGGCCGCTTTCAATCCCCGGTAGATATCCGCCCACAGCTCACCGCGTTTTGCCCCGCCCTGCGACCGCTGGAACTCCTTGGCTATGAGCTCCCTCCGCAACCAGAACTGCGCCTGCGCAACAATGGCCACACCG TGCAGCTGAGTCTGCCTCCCGGGCTGGAACTGTCCCTGGGTCCGGGGCAGGAGTACCGGGCCCTGCAGTTGCATCTGCACTGGGGGTCTGCGGGGCGCCCGGGTTCGGAACATACAGTTGGCGGTCACCGTTTCCCTGCTGAG ATCCATGTGGTTCACCTCAGCACTGCATTTGCCAAAATTGACGAGGCCTTGGGGCGCCCGAGGGGCTTGGCCGTGTTGGCAGCCTTTCTGCAG GAAGGCCCAGAAGAAAACAGTGCCTATGAACAGTTGCTGTCACATTTGGGAGAAATCGCCGACGAAG ACTCAGAGACTTGGGTCCCAGGACTGGACGTATCTGCACTGTTGCCCTCCGACCTCAGCCGCTACTTCCGATATGAGGGGTCTCTCACCACACCCCCCTGTGCCCAGGGCATCGTCTGGACTGTGTTCAACGAGACAGTAAAGCTGAGTGCTAAGCAG CTCCACACGCTCTCAGACTCCCTGTGGGGACCTGACGACTCTCGGCTACAGCTGAACTTCCGAGCGACACAACCTTTGAATGGGCGAATAATCGAGGCCTCCTTCTCCACTGAGGTGGACAGCAGCCCTAGGGCCGTTGAGCCAG TCCACCTGAATTCCTGTCTCGCTGCGGGTGAGTCTGTGTCCCTCCTCTGGCTCCTGCGGTTGGGGACACCCCTTGGCACCATTCAGCCCCAGAGGCTGGTCAGGACCATGGCTGCTTCCTCTCCTCTGCAGAACAGACCTCCAACCCCAATAGGATAG
- the ARHGEF39 gene encoding rho guanine nucleotide exchange factor 39 isoform X1 → MGHGDREGGGTLASGSCTEFRVGETQVHVCQFSPLWFWPSALTCPSSPPIKRVNSTTSGAGLMRIKRGGASVVLGLHFHCPHPRRELLLHLEGGRWGQGLEGFCPHLELYTQFAANAERSWTTLQEQLKKNRRFRRFVRLQEGRPEFRGLQLQDLLPLPLQRLQQYENLAVALAENTGPNSPDQEQLARAARLISETAQRVHTIGQKQKNDQHLQRVQALLSGQQAKGLTSGRWFLRQGWLLVVPPQGKPRPRMFFLFSDALLMAKPRPPLHLLQSGTFACQALYPIAECQLQRVFGHSGGSCGGLLSLAFPHEKLLLMSTDQEELLLWYHSLTLAISSQKN, encoded by the exons ATGGGGCATGGGGATAGAGAAGGAGGGGGAACCCTCGCCTCTGGTAGCTGCACGGAATTCAGAGTCGGAGAGACCCAGGTCCACGTCTGCCAGTTTTCTCCCCTGTGGTTTTGGCCCAGTGCCTTAACCTGCCCCAGTTCTCCACCTATAAAACGGGTTAATAGCACTACCTCTGGGGCAGGGTTAATGAGGATTAAAAGAGGTGGTGCTTCGGTAGTTCTTGGGCTGCACTTTCATTGTCCTCACCCACGCAGAGAGCTGCTTCTCCACCTTGAAGGAGGGCGCTGGGGACAGGGGCTGGAGGGCTTCTGTCCCCACCTGGAGCTCTACACCCAATTTGCTGCCAACGCTGAGAGGTCCTGGACCACCCTGCAG GAGCAACTAAAGAAGAACAGACGTTTCCGGAGGTTTGTGCGACTTCAGGAAGGTCGTCCTGAGTTTAGGGGTCTTCAGCTCCAGgacctgctccctctgcctctgcaAAGGCTCCAGCA GTATGAGAATCTTGCTGTTGCTTTGGCTGAAAACACAGGCCCCAACAGCCCTGACCAGGAACAGCTGGCAA GGGCAGCCCGGCTGATAAGTGAGACTGCCCAGAGAGTCCACACCATTGGTCAGAAACAGAAGAACGACCAGCACCTCCAGCGTGTCCAGGCTCTGCTTAGTGGACAGCAGGCAAAGGGGCTCACCTCAG GTCGCTGGTTCCTACGCCAGGGCTGGCTGTTGGTGGTGCCTCCCCAAGGGAAGCCTCGGCCCCGaatgttcttccttttctccGACGCGCTCCTCATGGCCAAACCTCGACCCCCATTGCACCTGCTGCAGAGTGGCACCTTTGCCTGTCAGGCTCTCTACCCCATCGCCGAGTGTCAGCTCCAGAGGGTCTTTGGCCACTCAGGAGGCTCTTGTGGTGGACTGCTCAGC CTGGCCTTTCCCCATGAGAAGCTACTGCTTATGTCCACAGACCAGGAGGAACTGCTGCTCTGGTACCACAGTCTGACTCTGGCCATCTC GAGCCAGAAGAACTAG
- the ARHGEF39 gene encoding rho guanine nucleotide exchange factor 39 isoform X2 has product MEILGPSARCPVQEQRARWERKRACTARELLETERRYQEQLGLVATYFVGILRAKGTLRPPERQALFGPWELIYRASQELLLHLEGGRWGQGLEGFCPHLELYTQFAANAERSWTTLQEQLKKNRRFRRFVRLQEGRPEFRGLQLQDLLPLPLQRLQQYENLAVALAENTGPNSPDQEQLARAARLISETAQRVHTIGQKQKNDQHLQRVQALLSGQQAKGLTSGRWFLRQGWLLVVPPQGKPRPRMFFLFSDALLMAKPRPPLHLLQSGTFACQALYPIAECQLQRVFGHSGGSCGGLLSLAFPHEKLLLMSTDQEELLLWYHSLTLAISSQKN; this is encoded by the exons ATGGAGATCCTGGGTCCCAGCGCACGGTGCCCGGTGCAAGAGCAGCGTGCCCGCTGGGAGCGGAAACGCGCCTGCACCGCCCGGGAGCTGCTGGAGACTGAGCGGCGCTACCAGGAACAGCTGGGGCTGGTGGCCACG TACTTTGTGGGGATTCTGAGAGCCAAGGGCACCTTGCGACCACCAGAGCGCCAGGCCCTGTTTGGGCCCTGGGAGCTCATTTACCGCGCCAGCCA AGAGCTGCTTCTCCACCTTGAAGGAGGGCGCTGGGGACAGGGGCTGGAGGGCTTCTGTCCCCACCTGGAGCTCTACACCCAATTTGCTGCCAACGCTGAGAGGTCCTGGACCACCCTGCAG GAGCAACTAAAGAAGAACAGACGTTTCCGGAGGTTTGTGCGACTTCAGGAAGGTCGTCCTGAGTTTAGGGGTCTTCAGCTCCAGgacctgctccctctgcctctgcaAAGGCTCCAGCA GTATGAGAATCTTGCTGTTGCTTTGGCTGAAAACACAGGCCCCAACAGCCCTGACCAGGAACAGCTGGCAA GGGCAGCCCGGCTGATAAGTGAGACTGCCCAGAGAGTCCACACCATTGGTCAGAAACAGAAGAACGACCAGCACCTCCAGCGTGTCCAGGCTCTGCTTAGTGGACAGCAGGCAAAGGGGCTCACCTCAG GTCGCTGGTTCCTACGCCAGGGCTGGCTGTTGGTGGTGCCTCCCCAAGGGAAGCCTCGGCCCCGaatgttcttccttttctccGACGCGCTCCTCATGGCCAAACCTCGACCCCCATTGCACCTGCTGCAGAGTGGCACCTTTGCCTGTCAGGCTCTCTACCCCATCGCCGAGTGTCAGCTCCAGAGGGTCTTTGGCCACTCAGGAGGCTCTTGTGGTGGACTGCTCAGC CTGGCCTTTCCCCATGAGAAGCTACTGCTTATGTCCACAGACCAGGAGGAACTGCTGCTCTGGTACCACAGTCTGACTCTGGCCATCTC GAGCCAGAAGAACTAG
- the CA9 gene encoding carbonic anhydrase 9 isoform X1, with translation MAPQCPSPWLPLLIPAPAPGPTVHLLLLLLLLVPAHPQSMSWMQGAPTTGGDSSGEDDPLEEDLPSEEDIPGEEDQPGMKTEPGEENSLNLEDLPTTEAPRDTQGPQKNVHREKKGDDHSHWRYGGAPPWPQVSPACAGRFQSPVDIRPQLTAFCPALRPLELLGYELPPQPELRLRNNGHTVQLSLPPGLELSLGPGQEYRALQLHLHWGSAGRPGSEHTVGGHRFPAEIHVVHLSTAFAKIDEALGRPRGLAVLAAFLQEGPEENSAYEQLLSHLGEIADEDSETWVPGLDVSALLPSDLSRYFRYEGSLTTPPCAQGIVWTVFNETVKLSAKQLHTLSDSLWGPDDSRLQLNFRATQPLNGRIIEASFSTEVDSSPRAVEPVHLNSCLAAGDILALVFGLLFAVTSVVLLVQMRRQQRYYIHPLPQVQPPPTQVESRTASRRLHVNELIPGEISDSISLCRHSSGTKGGVSYHPAEVTETVA, from the exons ATGGCTCCCCAGTGTCCCAGCCCCTGGCTCCCTCTGTTgatcccagcccctgccccgggCCCCACTGTGCATCTGCTGCTATTACTGCTCCTCCTGGTGCCTGCCCATCCCCAGAGCATGTCCTGGATGCAGGGAGCTCCCACCACAGGAGGAGATTCATCTGGGGAAGATGATCCACTGGAGGAGGACCTGCCCAGTGAAGAGGATATACCTGGAGAGGAGGACCAACCTGGAATGAAGACTGAACCAGGAGAAGAGAATTCTCTGAACTTAGAGGATCTTCCTACTACTGAGGCTCCCAGGGATACTCAAGGACCCCAGAAGAATgtccacagagaaaaaaaag GGGATGACCACAGTCATTGGCGCTATGGAG GCGCTCCGCCATGGCCCCAGGTGTCCCCAGCCTGCGCAGGCCGCTTTCAATCCCCGGTAGATATCCGCCCACAGCTCACCGCGTTTTGCCCCGCCCTGCGACCGCTGGAACTCCTTGGCTATGAGCTCCCTCCGCAACCAGAACTGCGCCTGCGCAACAATGGCCACACCG TGCAGCTGAGTCTGCCTCCCGGGCTGGAACTGTCCCTGGGTCCGGGGCAGGAGTACCGGGCCCTGCAGTTGCATCTGCACTGGGGGTCTGCGGGGCGCCCGGGTTCGGAACATACAGTTGGCGGTCACCGTTTCCCTGCTGAG ATCCATGTGGTTCACCTCAGCACTGCATTTGCCAAAATTGACGAGGCCTTGGGGCGCCCGAGGGGCTTGGCCGTGTTGGCAGCCTTTCTGCAG GAAGGCCCAGAAGAAAACAGTGCCTATGAACAGTTGCTGTCACATTTGGGAGAAATCGCCGACGAAG ACTCAGAGACTTGGGTCCCAGGACTGGACGTATCTGCACTGTTGCCCTCCGACCTCAGCCGCTACTTCCGATATGAGGGGTCTCTCACCACACCCCCCTGTGCCCAGGGCATCGTCTGGACTGTGTTCAACGAGACAGTAAAGCTGAGTGCTAAGCAG CTCCACACGCTCTCAGACTCCCTGTGGGGACCTGACGACTCTCGGCTACAGCTGAACTTCCGAGCGACACAACCTTTGAATGGGCGAATAATCGAGGCCTCCTTCTCCACTGAGGTGGACAGCAGCCCTAGGGCCGTTGAGCCAG TCCACCTGAATTCCTGTCTCGCTGCGG gtGACATCCTGGCCCTGGTTTTTGGCCTCCTCTTTGCTGTTACCAGTGTCGTCCTCCTTGTGCAAATGAGAAGGCAGCAAAGGTATTATATCCACCCTCTTCCTCAGGTACAGCCCCCACCAACCCAAGTGGAGTCCAGAACAGCTTCACGCAGATTGCATGTAAATGAGCTCATTCCTGGTGAGATTTCTGATTCGATTTCCCTGTGTAGACACTCAAGTGGAACCAAAGGGGGTGTTAGCTACCACCCAGCAGAGGTCACCGAGACTGTTGCCTAG